CCCGGGTGCCCGCGAGGAAGTCGACCAGCCCGGAGGCGGCCTTGCCGTCGGCCTCCGGGGCGTCGAGGGTGATCAGGCAGCCGGACCGGCCGAAGCCCAGGCCGGAGTAGACGAGCCCCACGTAGCCGCGGGCGGCGAAGGCCCGGCCGAGGGCGTCGGTGGAGCCGTCCGACTTGCTGCCCGCGAATCCGTTGGTCGCCAGCACCGCCGGTACGGGATGCGCGGCGTCGGCTCCGCGCGGGCGGTAGAGGTCGGCGTCGACGGTGCAGTCGCGCCCTCCGGCCTGCACGGTGAACTTCAGCGGGGTGACGGTGTACGGCTCCTGTGCCGCACGGGCGGGGGCGGCGAGGACGAGCGGGGCGGTCAGTGCCGCTCCGGCGAGGGCTGCGAACGGTTTCCCGAACCTGGCGACGACAGCTGACACCGCGGACCTCCACACCCGGGGCACCGGAACCACCGGCCGACGCCCGAACAGAAACACCGAAGCGTCGCAACGCGCCGGACTCGCGCAGACCCGGCCCCGCACGGCGCGAACCGCCGGCATTGCCCCCGGCGCGACCGGTGGCGTGTCCGGCGCGAGAAACAGCGAGGTCACCGACCCCATGATGACAGATCGTGTTCATGCTGTGACACGGGGTGGTCCGGTGTCAACGCTCCGGCCGCGGATTCCCCCCGAGGGAGTCGCCGACCGCTCTTCCCGGACCCCCCGGACCGCTCCGACGCGCACGGCCCGAGGCGGGGAGGCCGGCCGAACCACGACCCGGCCTTCGGGGCGCGCGGCGTCGCCACCGCAAGTGCGGTGTCGTGGCGTGGAGTTCAGCGGCCGGCGAGTCCGCCGACCCGCCCGGGCCGGTGGCGCGCACGTCTGCCGGTCGTGCTTTACTCGCGCGATGGATCTTCTCTTGACGGCGGGCGGCCTGCGCAACGGGACACTGCGGGAAGCCCTGCGGGACATGCTGGGAAAGCCGTTCGAAGCGGCGAACGTCGTGTATGTGCCCACGGCGTCGGTCGCCGAGCCCGGGGACCACAGGTGGCTCCTCGCGGACATGATCCGGGTGCAGGGCCTCGGCTGGCGTGAGTTCGACGTCCTGGAACTGAACGGCCTGCCCCGGCGGACGGTGCTCGACCGGCTGCTCCACGCCGACGTCATCCACGCCGGGGGCGGCAATCAGTACCACCTCGCGCGCAGCATCACGGGCAACGGCCTGGCCGACGGCTTCCTGGAGGCGCTGGAGAGCCGGGTCTACGTGGGGCTCAGCGCCGGATCGATGATCTTCAGCCAGAACCTCACCGCGCACTCCGCCGAGGTCATGGGGGACACGGCGGACCTCCACGCACTCGGTGCGACGGCCCTGGAGCCGCCGTTCGGCCTCTTCGACTGGTACCTGAAGCCCCACCTGAACTCGCCGGACTTCCCCGAGCGGGACGACGCCTGGGCCGATCGCGTCGCCGCGCGGGCGGACTTCCCGGTCTACTTCATCGACGACGACACGGCCGTCCGCGTCAGGGACGGCGAGGTCGACGTGGTCTCCGAGGGCCGGTGGCGGCTCTCGCCGTGACCCGTCGCACGGCGGAAAGGGCCTCCTCGGCCCCGGCCGCCTCCTGAGCCCCGGCCGCCACCTCTGCCCCGGCCGTCGCGGACGGCCCTCGCCGGGTCCCGGCTCCGCACCACGGCCCCGCCCGGCGGCCGCCGCGTGCCCGGGGAGCCCCGGGCACGCGGCGGCCGCCCGGCCCGCCCCGCCGTCAGATCAGCGCGGGCACCTCCACCGTGAGGGTCGCGGGCCCGCCGTCCGAGGGGGCATCCAGCACGGCGGGGAGTCCGAGCGGGACGGTGATCGTGGTGGGGCCGTGGCCGAATCCCAGCTCCTCGACGACGGGCACCCCGAGGGAACCGAGCCGGTCGGCGAGCACCGCGCGGACCCGGTCGTACGGTCCGCAGCTCTCCCAGGAGCCGCAGACCACTCCGGCCACGCCGTCCAGTGCGCCGGAGCGCAGCAGGTGGGTGAGGAAGCGGTCGACGCGGTACGGGTCCTCGGTGACGTCCTCGATGAGGAGGAGGCCGCCCCGGGCGGAGGTGCGGGCGCCGGGGGTGCCGAGGTCGGCGGCGAGGAGGCTGAGGCATCCGCCGTAGGTGACGCCCCGGGACCGGCCGGGTACCAGGGAGGCCGCGGTCTCCAGGCCCAGGGTCCGTACCGATTCGGGTGCGAAGAGGGTGGCGCGAAGCGCGTCCTGGGTGGCCGCGTCCTTGAGGAAGGTCTCGGCGCCGGCCATCGGGCCGAGCAGGGTGGAGAACCCCGCGCGCAGCGCGAAGGCCTCGTGGAGCACGGTGACGTCGCTGTAGCCGACGAACGGCTTGGGTCCGGCCGCACGGATGGCGGTCCAGTCGAGCAGGTCGACCATGCGGTGTGCGCCGTAGCCGCCGCGGGCGCAGAGGATCGCGTCCACGGACGGGTCGCACCAGGCTTCCTGGAGGTCCTGGGCGCGGTGTTCGTCCGTTCCGGCGAGGTAGGGCAGTTCGGGGTGGACGTCGCGGGCGTGCGGGGCGGCGAAGGGATCGAGGTCCCAGCCGCGCAGGATGTCCAGCCCGGCGTCCATCCGTTCGGCGGGCACGGGACCGCTGGGCGAGACGATGGCGACCCGGGCGCCGGGCCGCAGCCTGGCGGCCCGTGCGAGCGGTGCCGGGCCGGTTCCGGTGGGCAGGGTGGTCATCGCTTCAGCTCCAGGGCCGGGACGTCGACTCCGTCGATGCCGAAGGTCTGCGCGTAGAGGGAGAGTTCGGCCTCCAGGGCGCGGATCAGGGTGGCTTCCAGCCGGAAGCCGTGGCTCTCCCCCGCGAAGGTGAGGTAGGCGTGCGGGATGCCGCGTCCCTCGATCGCGGCGAGGAAGCGCTCGCACTGGACGGGCGGGCAGATCACGTCGTCCAGCCCCTGGAGCAGCAGGAACGGGGTGCGCAGTCGGTCGGCGTGGGTCAGCGGAGAGCGCTCGCGGTAGCGGTCGGGCACCTCGGCGAGCGGGCCGACCAGGGACTCCAGGTACTGCGATTCGAAGTCGTGGGTCTCGCCGACCGCCCAGCCGGTGAGGTCCAGGATGGGGTAGCTGATGGCCCCGCAGGCGTAGAGACCGGTGCTGGTGAGGGAGGCTGCGGTGGTCCAGCCGCCGGCGCTGCCGCCCCGGATCGCCAGCCGGGACCGGTCGGCCGAGCCTTCGGCCGCGAGCGCCTCGGCGACGGCGGCGCAGTCCTCGACGTCCACGACGCCCCACTGTTCGCGGAGCCGTTCGCGGTAGGTGCGCCCGTAGCCGGTGGATCCGCCGTAGTTGACCTCCACGACGCCGATGCCGCGCGAGGTGAAGTACGCGACCTCCAGGTCGAGGGCGAGCGGGACGCGGCTGGTCGGGCCGCCGTGCGCCCAGACCACGAACGGCGGCAGTTCGCCCTCGGGGCCGGTGTGGCCGGGGTTGCGGGGCGGGTACACCAGCGCGTGGACGTCGCGGCCGCCCGGCCCGGAGAAGGTGCGTTCCTGCGGCTGGGGGTAGTAGGCCGGGTCGACGGCGTCGGTGTGCGGTGCGCCGATGGTCCGGGTGTGGCCGGTGGAGGTGTCCAGCTCGACGACCTCGTACCCGGTGCACGGGCTCGCGGCGACCCCGATGACGCGGTCGCCCCGGACGGCCAGGGTCTCGGCCCAGGCGGTCCAGGGTCCGGCCACGTCGACGAGTTCGCCGGTCTCCGGGTCGAGCACGCCGAGCCGGGTGGTGCCCGTGCCGTGGAGGACGGCGATCAGTCCGTTGTCGAGCGGCTGGAACCAGCGCAGGCCGATCTTCCAGAGCGGTCCTCCGAACTCCTCGCCCCGGCCGGGGCAGAGGGTGGTGGTCGGTACGGCTCCGCCGGAGACCGCGTCGGGCCGGACGCGCTGGAGCTGCCACCAGTCACTGATGTCGGAGACGAAGAGCAGGGAGCCGTCCCGGTCCCACTCCACCTGGCAGACCGATTCGTCGGTGTCGCCGACGAGCGGCCGGATTCCGGTGAAGGTGCCCTCGTCGGTGACCTCGGCGAGCATCACGACCGTGCCGTCCCACGGCATCCGCGGGTGGTCCCAGGCGATCCAGGCGGCCCGGCGTCCGTCGTGCGAGAGCCGGGGCCCGGTGACGAAGCGGTGGCGGTCGTCGGAGAGTTCGGTCACGGCGGCGCGGTCGGTGGCGGCGGAGCCGTCCAGCGGTACGGCGGCCACCACCCGGCGCACGTCACTGGCGCCTTCGCCGGTGAACTCCTCACAGACGCACCAGACCTCGCCCCGGTCCGGGTGGATCTGCGGGTCCACCCAGCGCAGCCCGCCGCCGGTGGCGGAGACCGGGGTGAGCGGCCACGGGGCGTCCGGGCCGTCCGGGGCGTACGCGTAGAGCCGCTGGTCGGCGAAGTGGACGAAGACGACGAGTGGGCCTCCCGAGGCGCGGGCGACTCCGGCCCACGGCTGTCCGCCGTACTCGATGACCCGGCTGCGGGCGTTCCACGGTGCGGGCAGCACGGTGGTGATCTCGCCCTCCGCGCTCCGGCGCACCAGGGCACGCCGGCCTCCTTCGGCGGGGCGGGGTTCGGTCCACCAGACCTCCTCGCCGACGGTTGCGACGTACTCCGGGCGGCCGTCGTGCGAGGCGGCGAGCGCCGCGTCGACGGGCGTGGACCAGGTGCCGTACGGGGCCGGGGCGGGCGTGGTGGTGGGCTGGGCCGTGCTGGGCTGGGTGGACGCCATGGATGATTCCCCCGTCGTGGTCAGGCGCTGCGCAGGTAGTGGTCGAGGACGCGGACCCCGTAGTGCAGGGCGTCCACGGGAACGCGTTCGTCGACGCCGTGGAAGAGCGCCTGGTAGTCGAATCCGACCGGCAGCTTGAGCGGCGAGAAGCCGTAGCCGGTGATGCCGAGGCGGGAGAACTGCTTGGCGTCCGAACCGCCCGACATGGAGTACGGGACGGCGTGCGCGCCGGGGTCGAAGAGTTCGACGGCGGCGCGCAGCTTGGCGAAGGTCGGGGAGTCCACGGGTGCGGTCAGCGGCACCTCGCGGTGGACGAACTCCCAGTCGACGCCCGGCCCGGTGAGCAGGTCCATGGTGGTGTGGAACTCGTCCTCGCCGCCCGGGACCACGCGTCCGTCGATGACGGCGGTGGCGTGGCCGGGGATGACGTTGACCTTGTATCCGGCGTCCAGCTGGGTCGGGTTGCTGCTGTTGCGGACGGTCGGCGCGATCAGGGCGGCGGCCGGGCCGAGCTTGCCGAGGAGTTCGTCGACGTCGAAGCCGGGGGCGTCGACGTCGACGGTGAGGCCGTGCAGCGCGGCGATCTCGGTGAGCCCGGCGCGCACGGTCGGGGTGAGGCGGACGGGCCAGGTGTACTCGCCGATCCGGGTGACGGCGGCGGCCAGCCGGGTCACCGCGTTGTCGCGGTTGACCTTGGAGCCGTGGCCGGCCCTGCCGTGGGCGGTGAGCTTCAGCCAGCCCGTACCGCGCTCGCCCGCGGCGATCGGGTAGAGGGAGAGGCCGTCGCCCGCGTGGAAGGTGAAGGCACCGGATTCGCTGATGCCCTCGGTGCAGCCTTCGAAGAGGTCCGCGTGCCGGTCGGCGAGGAAGCCGGAGCCGTCGGCGGCGCTGGCCTCCTCGTCGGCGGTGTAGGCGATGACGATGTCGCGGCGGGGTCGGACGCCGGCGCGGGCCCAGCCCCGGACGACCGCGAGGATCATCGCGTCCATGTTCTTCATGTCGACGGCGCCACGCCCCCAGACGACACCGTCGCGCACCTCGCCGGAGAAGGGGTGCACGGTCCAGTCGGCGGCCTCGGCGGGGACGACGTCGAGGTGGCCGTGGACGAGGAGGGCGTCGGCGGACGGGTCGGTGCCCTCGATGCGGGCCACCACGTTGGTCCGGCCCGGGGTGCGCTCCAGCAGGACCGGCTCCAGGCCGATGTCGGCGAGGCGTTCGGCGACGTACTCGGCGGCCGGGCGTTCCTGGCAGGCGCCGTCGCCGCTGTTGGTGGTGTCGATCCGGATGAGCTCCGAGGTGAACGTCACCGATTCGTCGAGGGCCTGCTGGTCCACGGAAGGGGACGGGGCGGGCGACTCAGCCATACTGTTCCTCCACTGCGGCGGACACGATCGTCGTGACCGCCTTGAACGTGCGAATTCCCTCGTACATCGTCGCGCTGGTGTACGCGACACGCCGAACGTCGGTCTGTGTCACGCCGGGGACGACGGTGGCGGCGCCGGCCAGGTGCTCGGCGTCGAACTCCAGCTCCACGGAGAAGCCGGCCCCGGTGACGGGGGCGTGCCGCACGGCGAGCGACGCGGCCTCGGCCGCCGCCGCCCGGATGTCGGCGGCGGTACGGGCGGGGGTGCGGCAGACCGCCGCGTACCGGGAGACGTAGTCCTTGACGGCGACCTTGCGGGCGTCGGGGGCGTACGACTCCGCGTCCACGCAGGTCAGGTCGTCGCCGGTGACCAGCACCACGGGGACGCCGTACTCGGCGGCGACATGCGCGTTGAGCAGGCCCTCACTGGCGCGCTCGCCGTTCAGCCAGACGCCGGTGATCGAGTTGGCCAGGTAGGTGTGGGCGAGCACGCCCTCGGTGCCGGCGCCGGTGTGGTAGCCGACGAAGGCGACGCCGTCGACGTCCCCGTGCTGGATTCCCTCGACCATGGAGAGGGTCTTGTGCCGCCCGGTGATCATCTGGACGCGGTCGTCGAGCTGCTCCAGGAGGAGGTTGCGCATGCTCCAGTGGGCTTCGTTGACGAGGACCTCGTCGGCACCCCCGTCGAGGAAGCCGAGAGCCGCGGCGTTCACGTCCGAGGTGAACATGGAGCGGCAGCGCTCCCACTGGGGAGTGCCCGGCAGGACGTCCGCCGGCCAGGTCACACCGGTCGCGCCCTCCATGTCGGCGCTGATCAGGATCTTCATGCGGCCATACGGTACGCGCCCCGGTCCGCGCGGGCCACGGCGTGGGGGGGGGCACGTCCCGCATCGGTGACCGGACGGGTGGCGGCGGCGGAACCGCGTGTTCCGCGTGCGTACGGCCTGATCACGGTCGCGTGGTCGACGGCGACGCCCCGCCACGCCCGATGCGGTGCGTGTCCTCGCCTCGCGTGTCCGGGGCGCCCACGACGTTTCGTCATGGATACGGGGGCCGGCTCCCGCCTCACGCGGAGGGCGGGTCCGGCCGTGTCCCCGACCTCACGGGTCAGTACACCCAGGCCGTGGGTGCCATCATGACGGCGGTCACCACCAGCCCCTTGCCGGTCAGCCACCGCCCGTCGAGCGTCCGGGGCAGCGGCGGACGGCCGGGGGGCCGTGCGGGGGGCGGTGCGAGCAGCCGGGCGGTGAAGGTGCCCCGGTCGGGGTCGAAGCGGAGTTCCGCGTCCCCGAAGCGGAGCCGCTGGCCGGTGTGCGGGTACCAGGCCTTGTAGACCGATTCCTTGGCGCTGAACAGCAGCCGGTCCCAGTGCGTCCCGGCCGGCGCGGACCGCGTCCAGGCGCGTTCGGCGGGAAGGGCTATCGCCTCCAGCACCCCTTCCGGCAGAGGCCCGTGGGGCTCGGCGTCGATGCCGAGCATCGTGACGGCCGTGCCGTGGGCGAGTGCCGCGGCCCGGTACCCGTGGCAGTGGGTGAGGCTGCCGACGACCCGGGCGGGCCAGCGCGGGGCTCCGTACCGGTCCGGGAGGACCGGGCCCGGCGGCAGCCCGAGTGTGCCGAGCGCCCGGCGGGCGCAGTGCCGGACGGTGGTGAACTCCCTGCGCCGCTTGTCGACCGCGTCGCGGACGAGCGCGGCTTCCTCCGGGTACAGCTGCGCCTCCGGCGGGTCGGCGAAGGCCTCCTCCACGGCGACCGCGTCCGGCAGGACCACCCGCAGCATCACCGCTCCCCCCGCACCGCCGGGACGACCGGGTGGATGCGCCGGGGCGGCACGGTGCGGGGGTGTCCGGGCCGTTGCCACTCGCGCGGGTAGCCGACCGAGACCTCCTCGAAGGGGACCCCGTCGTACACCGTGGACCGGGGGATGTGGAGGTGCCCGTAGACCATCGCGGCGACGGGGAAGCGGCGGTGCCACTCCGCCGTCCGTTCCGTGCCGCACCAGAGGGCGAATTCGGGGTAGCGCAGTACGTCCATGGGCGTGCGGACGAGCGGGTAGTGGTTGACGAGGACGAGCGGCATCGCCGGGTCGAGCGCGCCGAGCCGTTCC
The DNA window shown above is from Streptomyces sp. NBC_00247 and carries:
- a CDS encoding M55 family metallopeptidase; translated protein: MKILISADMEGATGVTWPADVLPGTPQWERCRSMFTSDVNAAALGFLDGGADEVLVNEAHWSMRNLLLEQLDDRVQMITGRHKTLSMVEGIQHGDVDGVAFVGYHTGAGTEGVLAHTYLANSITGVWLNGERASEGLLNAHVAAEYGVPVVLVTGDDLTCVDAESYAPDARKVAVKDYVSRYAAVCRTPARTAADIRAAAAEAASLAVRHAPVTGAGFSVELEFDAEHLAGAATVVPGVTQTDVRRVAYTSATMYEGIRTFKAVTTIVSAAVEEQYG
- a CDS encoding Type 1 glutamine amidotransferase-like domain-containing protein, whose amino-acid sequence is MDLLLTAGGLRNGTLREALRDMLGKPFEAANVVYVPTASVAEPGDHRWLLADMIRVQGLGWREFDVLELNGLPRRTVLDRLLHADVIHAGGGNQYHLARSITGNGLADGFLEALESRVYVGLSAGSMIFSQNLTAHSAEVMGDTADLHALGATALEPPFGLFDWYLKPHLNSPDFPERDDAWADRVAARADFPVYFIDDDTAVRVRDGEVDVVSEGRWRLSP
- a CDS encoding S9 family peptidase; amino-acid sequence: MASTQPSTAQPTTTPAPAPYGTWSTPVDAALAASHDGRPEYVATVGEEVWWTEPRPAEGGRRALVRRSAEGEITTVLPAPWNARSRVIEYGGQPWAGVARASGGPLVVFVHFADQRLYAYAPDGPDAPWPLTPVSATGGGLRWVDPQIHPDRGEVWCVCEEFTGEGASDVRRVVAAVPLDGSAATDRAAVTELSDDRHRFVTGPRLSHDGRRAAWIAWDHPRMPWDGTVVMLAEVTDEGTFTGIRPLVGDTDESVCQVEWDRDGSLLFVSDISDWWQLQRVRPDAVSGGAVPTTTLCPGRGEEFGGPLWKIGLRWFQPLDNGLIAVLHGTGTTRLGVLDPETGELVDVAGPWTAWAETLAVRGDRVIGVAASPCTGYEVVELDTSTGHTRTIGAPHTDAVDPAYYPQPQERTFSGPGGRDVHALVYPPRNPGHTGPEGELPPFVVWAHGGPTSRVPLALDLEVAYFTSRGIGVVEVNYGGSTGYGRTYRERLREQWGVVDVEDCAAVAEALAAEGSADRSRLAIRGGSAGGWTTAASLTSTGLYACGAISYPILDLTGWAVGETHDFESQYLESLVGPLAEVPDRYRERSPLTHADRLRTPFLLLQGLDDVICPPVQCERFLAAIEGRGIPHAYLTFAGESHGFRLEATLIRALEAELSLYAQTFGIDGVDVPALELKR
- a CDS encoding M20/M25/M40 family metallo-hydrolase, which codes for MAESPAPSPSVDQQALDESVTFTSELIRIDTTNSGDGACQERPAAEYVAERLADIGLEPVLLERTPGRTNVVARIEGTDPSADALLVHGHLDVVPAEAADWTVHPFSGEVRDGVVWGRGAVDMKNMDAMILAVVRGWARAGVRPRRDIVIAYTADEEASAADGSGFLADRHADLFEGCTEGISESGAFTFHAGDGLSLYPIAAGERGTGWLKLTAHGRAGHGSKVNRDNAVTRLAAAVTRIGEYTWPVRLTPTVRAGLTEIAALHGLTVDVDAPGFDVDELLGKLGPAAALIAPTVRNSSNPTQLDAGYKVNVIPGHATAVIDGRVVPGGEDEFHTTMDLLTGPGVDWEFVHREVPLTAPVDSPTFAKLRAAVELFDPGAHAVPYSMSGGSDAKQFSRLGITGYGFSPLKLPVGFDYQALFHGVDERVPVDALHYGVRVLDHYLRSA
- a CDS encoding S66 peptidase family protein, with product MTTLPTGTGPAPLARAARLRPGARVAIVSPSGPVPAERMDAGLDILRGWDLDPFAAPHARDVHPELPYLAGTDEHRAQDLQEAWCDPSVDAILCARGGYGAHRMVDLLDWTAIRAAGPKPFVGYSDVTVLHEAFALRAGFSTLLGPMAGAETFLKDAATQDALRATLFAPESVRTLGLETAASLVPGRSRGVTYGGCLSLLAADLGTPGARTSARGGLLLIEDVTEDPYRVDRFLTHLLRSGALDGVAGVVCGSWESCGPYDRVRAVLADRLGSLGVPVVEELGFGHGPTTITVPLGLPAVLDAPSDGGPATLTVEVPALI
- a CDS encoding 4'-phosphopantetheinyl transferase family protein, whose translation is MLRVVLPDAVAVEEAFADPPEAQLYPEEAALVRDAVDKRRREFTTVRHCARRALGTLGLPPGPVLPDRYGAPRWPARVVGSLTHCHGYRAAALAHGTAVTMLGIDAEPHGPLPEGVLEAIALPAERAWTRSAPAGTHWDRLLFSAKESVYKAWYPHTGQRLRFGDAELRFDPDRGTFTARLLAPPPARPPGRPPLPRTLDGRWLTGKGLVVTAVMMAPTAWVY